From the Methanonatronarchaeum thermophilum genome, the window GGAGGAGCTTGAGGAAAGAGGTTATGGTAGGTATATTGGTTTATTTGATTAGTTGGTTGTTTTTGGTGTTTTGTAGGTAGTTTTTTATTGTTTTGTTGAATTCTTGGGGGTTGTCTTGGTTTGCGAGGTGGCCTGCGTTTTTTATTATTTTTAGTTGGCTTTTTGGGTGTTTTGTGTGCCATTGAACTATTTGTTTTTTGATTAGTTTCAGTTCTCTGTCTCCGTATATTAGTAGTGTTGGTTTGTTGATTGGTTTGTTTATTCCTTTTTTTAGTTGTTTTTTTGTTCCTTCTATTGTGTAGGTTATCTGTTGTTTATCTGTTTTGTTTAGTGTTTCTTTTAGGTATTTCTGTGTTTCTGGTTTTTTAGAGAGTGCTGTTGTTGTTTATTGTTTTAGTATTTCCCAGGGTGTTATTTGTATGGCTTTTGTGTGTATGTCGATTAATGTGTTTGCGTAGTCGTCTAGTTGGTGGTGTAGGGAGGGTGTTCCGATGAGTATTAGTTTATTGATTTTGTTGGGATGTTTGTTTGTGTAGTGTTGTGCTACTAACCCACCTAGTGATTGGCCTATTATTGTTAGTTTTCTGGTTTTGAGTTTGTTTATTAGTTTGTGTAGTTGTTTTGTTGTTTTTTGGAAGTTGAATTCGGTTTGTGTTTTACGTGATTTTCCATGTTCTGGTAGGTCTGTTAGTATTAGTTGGTAGTGTTTTTTTAGTGGTTTTATTTGATGTTGCCATGTTTTGTGGTTTAGTCCGATGTTGTGTAGGAGTAGTAGTGTGGGGTTGTTTTTGTGGCCGTGTGTTTCATAGTATATTTTGTTTTTAAGTTTTGTTTGTTCCATTTTGTTTGTTCCATTTTCCTTTTTTGTTGGTGTGGGTTGGGTTTGTTTGGTTTGGTGTTATGGGTCGTGTACCATTATTTCGAGGAGTGTGTTTTCGTTTGTTTTTATGGTTTGTTTTAGTTGTTTTTTTAGTTTGTTTTTGTTTTTGGTTTTTTGTGTTTTGAAGTTGTGGGTTTCTGCGTTTTTGGGTATGTTGTTGTGTTTTGTTATGTGTAGTGGTTTTGTTCCTGTTTGGTTTAGGATGTTTGCGTTTCTTAGTATTTTGTAGCCTTTGTTGTTTATTATGATGATTGAGATTCCTTTGTTTAGGTATCTTTGTGCTGTGTAGAGTGTTTGTGGGTAGTACATGTATGAGCCGTCTCCGATGTATGCTATTGTTTTTCGGTTGTTTCCTGTTGTTTCTTCTGCTATTGCGGCTCCTACTGCTGCTGGTAGTCCATAGCCTAATCCACCGCTTTTTATTCCTAGTAGTTGGCCGTGGCCTATGGGTAGTTCGCATCTTAGTATGAATCCGGCTGTAACTCCTTCGTCTACTACTATTTCGTTTTTTATTGTTTTTTTGAGTTCTTGAACTACTTCTAGTTTGGTTGGTTTGTTGTTGGGGCTGGGTGGGTGTTTCATTTGTCGTTTGTTGTTGATTTGTTTTTTGGTTTTCTTGATCTGTTTTTTTCTTTTTTTGAGTTCTTGTTTGTCGAATAGGTTTTTTGTTTTGTTTTTTAGTTGTTTTAGTGTTTTCTGTAGGTTTCCATGTAGGGCGATGTCGCAGTTGTAGTTTTTTCCTAATTCAAGTGCGTCGTAGCCTATTTGGATTGTTTTGGTGTTTTCTGGGATGAGTGGTGTTTCGTAGTCGTAGAAAGGTACGTTTGTTGTGCATCCTATGAGTAGTATTGTGTCGGTTTTTAGTAGTTTTTTTATTTCACTGGCTTTTGTTGGTAGTAGTGATACGCAGTTTTCATGTTCTGTGGGGTAGGATTTTTCTGACATCAGTATTTCGCCGTGGACTCTGGCTCCTATGTTTTCGGATAGCTCTCCGATGTGTTGTACTGCTGTTTTGCTTGTTCTTGCTACTTGGTCGCCGACGATTATGACTGGTTCGAGTGAGTTTTCTAGGTATTCGACTGTTTTTTCTATCTGTTTTTGTGGGGGGTTTCCTAGTTTTGGTATCTGTCCTAAAGGCAGTGGTTTTTGATCTATATCTGCTTTCTGGATATTCCATGGGATATCTATGTATACGGGGCCTGTTGGTGGTGTTAACGCTATTCTTGCTGCTTTTCTTGTTGTTTCTGAGATTTCGGTTGGGGTTGTGATTTTGGTTGCCCATTTTGTGTATTTTTCCACTAGGTGGCAACGGTCTCCACTTAATGATGGCCCTCGTTTTTCGTGTTGTGGTGATTGGCTACCGCTTGTTATTAGTAGTGGTGTTCCTGCGAACCAGGCTCCATATAGGTTTCCAATTCCATGTGCAACTCCTGGTGTTGTATGTAGGTTTACCAGGGTGAGTGGTGTTATCTCTGAGTTTGTTTGGCTGTAGTATCTCATCATTGAAGAATATCCACTTGCAGCTCCTACTGCTATGTCTTCATGGAGGGTCATTATGTAGTTGATTTCTGATTGTTCTATTGCGTTTATTATTGGGAGTTCGGTTGTGCCTGGGTTTCCGAAGGCATGTTTAACTCCATAATGCTCTAATATCTCTATAAAATGTTTTGAGGCTTTTTTGCCTCCATTATTTTTTTTCATTAACAGCAGCTCATTTAATATATAAAGAAGGAGGGTGGTTATTGTTTTTGTTTAAGGGTTTTTTAGACCCCCCTCTTTTTGTAAGAGGGTTTTGGTAGATGAGGCAGAAACCAATTAAACCACTCTTTATATATAACAATTTTGGTTTAATCGTGTTTTTTGGTTTTTGTATTAGTAATGTCATTAGGAGATTTTTTAGTTTAATAGGAAGAACCTTTGACAGAACCTTGGTGAAATAATGGTTAACCCCACATTATTATGTCCAATCTGTGAAGAAAAATATCAAGTAACTGAATTCAATTTTAACTGTCCAGAAGGCTGTGATTCACTGCCTGAAACCCAATACGGTAAATATAAAACTACAGAACATGAGGGAATATGGAGATACCTACCTTGGCTCCCGGTAGAGAAACCAAACAACTACCAAAAAACACCTTTATTCATAGAAAACCGAGAGTTCAAGAAAATGGTTGGTAAGGACGTTGTAATAGCGTTCCATGGATACCATCCTGAAATTGGAGCAGACCTAGACACATGCACATTCAAAGAGATCGAGGCAGTATGCTCACTTAGATATGCTGCGGAACAGAACTCAAACCTGGCAATGGCTAGCGTAGGAAACACCGCAAACGCCTTCCTGAGACAATCATATTTAGAGGACATAAACACCTATATATTCGTTCCTGAAAAAACACATGAAGACCTATTCGCTGTTGAAAAAAGCGATAACGCGAAATTAATTGTAATTAAAGACGCAAGCTACAGCGACGCACAAGATATAGCCAGTAGGTTCTGCCAGAGAGAAGACGTAAGTTACGATGGAGGAGGTAAAAACATAGCTCGACGCGACTCACTCTCCACACTCGCATACCAGTACCAAGAAAAATACAATGAGATGCCCGACCACTATTTCCAGCCAATAGGCAGCGGGACAGGCGCAATAGCATTCTACACAGGAAGTAAAAGACTGAAACAAAACAAGATAACCGATAAAACACCCAGGATACACATAGCTCAGAACACACCATTCACACCAATAGTTGATGCCTGGAACAACCAAACCAGAAACCTAGAGCCTGTGGACTACAACCCCTTGGACAGAACATACGCAAAAGTCCTCACAAACAAAAACCCACTCTACTCAATAAATGGAGGTCTCTACGACATACTAAATAAAACAAAAGGCAGTGCGACAACCGCAACAAAAAAAGAAGCAAAAAAAGCCGGACAGAAATTCAAGGAAATATTCAACATAGACCTCTACCCCGCAGCCGAAGTAGGACTAGCAGCATTGATGAAAACCGATCTCCAAGGAAAGATACTTTTAAACATAACTGGAGCCGGCCGCCAGAAACTCCGTCAGGAAACAAACGCAGAGACACCAGAACCAGACTACATAATAGAAAAAGGAGACAGCCTAAACGTGATAAAATGAACGAAGAAAAACTCCTTGACGCAATAGAAAACGCTGGTACAGACACAATCCTCAACCTCCCATGCGGAAAGATACAAAACCTGATCGACAAAGCCAAACAGAGAATGGAATACATAGACCTCTACAGGGAAGAAGAGGGAATAGGGATCTCAGCAGGATTAACGATGGCAGGCCATAAACCAGCGATGTTAATACAGAGCTCTGGAATCGGAAACTGCGTAAACGCAATACTAAGCCTAACAGAATGCTACAACCTACCACTACCCCTAATCATAAGCTGGAGAGGCGTCTATGGAGAAAAAATAGAGGCACAGAAACCACTTGGCCAGAAACTACCCAGACTACTAAAAGCAATGGACATACCATACAAAGTATACAACGGCAAAAACAACCAAGAAATAACCAACTTCATAAAACAGACCTACACGGAAAACAAGATATCAGCAACACTCCTAAGACCAGACATATGGAGTGAAACCGAAGACCACCAGTTCAATAGGCCGGACATAAAACCCAGACAAACCAACTATAAAAAAGCCACCGCAAAACACACACGAAGCGAAATAATAGAAGGAATCAAAGAACAACTCAAAGGAAAAATAGTAGTATCAAACATAGGGATACCGAGCCGAGAACTATACAGCATACAAGACCAACCAACAAACTTCTACATGCTCGGAAGCCTCGGCCTCGCAACACCAATAGGGCTCGGCCTAACAAAAACAGAAAAACAAGTAGTCGTTATAGATGGAGACGGCTCAATATTAATGAACCCCACCTCACTCTTCACAACAGCAAACATAGACCCAGAAAACATAACAATACTCGCAATAGACAACGCCAGCTACGGAAGCACTGGATGCCAACAAACAGCAGCCAAAAAATCCGACCTACAGCAACTCGCAGACTCTGCAGGACTAAAAACAGCCAGAGCAACAACCCCCGACGAAATAAAACAACACATAAAACAAAAACAATACATACACATACCAACACAACCCGGAAACAAACAAACACCAATAATCCCCTATACAGCCCAAGAAATAAAAAAAAGATTCACCAAAAACATCCAAAAATAATGAACAAACAACCACTAGAAACAAAATTAAACCACCCAAAACAACATGACCAACAATAATATCTCATCTTTTCTTTTCTAGTGTTTTTTTAACCAATTAACTCTAATATCCAAATAACCAACCTGAACATCCCGGTGGTTTTCTTGAAAAAAATAAACAAAATCAACCAGAAAATAGAGGAAGAAGAGGCAACTGTATACACCGCGAGAGAATTTAAAAAGAAAATAAAGGAAAAAGAAGTCACAGACCCCGAAGAAGTAGACGTAGTTACAACCGCAACACTAGGATTGATGTCAGGAACCTCAGCCCTCCTTTCAGTACCTGTAGCTGAAAGAAGTACATTTAGGAAGGCAAAAAAAATCTGGCTAAACGGAATCCCAGCAATACCAGGCCCATGCCCAAACGAAAACCTAGGGTTGGTGGAAGCCGTAGTTCACGGAACAACAGCCTCTAAAGACAACCCCGAGTATGGAGGCGGCCATCTATTTAGAGACATAGTCGAAGGAAAACCAATAGAAGTTGAAACAATCTCAATAGAAGGAGATAGATACAGAAACACCATAACAAAACAGGACCTTGACTTCGCCCGCCTATTCACCTCTAGAACAGCATTTAAAAACTACATGGCGTTCCTTAACAAGGAAAACAACACCGCAACCTCAATATTCTCTGTAACAGGCCTTGAAGGCCCATATAAAGAGATATCTGTATGTGGATGTGGAGAGATCAACCCGTTGGAAAACGACCCAGAACTACAGACCATCGAGGTCGGACGGAAGGTACTGCTTAACGGAGCAACCGGATACATAATGGGAGAAGGAACAAGAAGCAGTCCAGGAAAACCAAACCTATCACTGTTCGGAGACCTCCGATCCATGAATCCAGAGTACATGGGTGGATTCAAGACATCCGGAGGACCCGAATGCATATTAGGAGTTGCAGTACCAATACCGGTAATAAACCAGGATGTATTTGAAAACCTAAAGAAGACAGACAGCGAGACAGTATTACCAATAGCAGACATAAACGACCGAAAACCCTATATAGAAACTACATACGCCTCAGTCTGGAAAAAAACCGACAAAATCGTGAGGTACAGCCGAGAAAAATGCATCGACTGCCAGAACTGCATCGTCGAGGAAAAATGCCCAACAAACGCATATACACCTAAAACAGGTATAGACCGAGAAAAATGTTTTAACTGTGGGTTCTGCGTCAACAAATGCCATGAAAATGCATTCAAAGCTAAATTAGGTCAGCTAGAAGTTGAAGGACGCAGCATACCGATAAAACTCCGGCAATCCAACCGTGCCAAAGCCGAAAAAATGATGAAAGAACTTAAAAACCAAATCAAAAACAAAAAAATATACCTATAAAATGGCGAAACTAAAAACCACCCATTGGAGCCATAAATACACAAAACTCCGTATTAAAACTCAAAAACAAAAAAAGACCCATCAAATAATTCAGAAGGCATTGGAAACACAAAATAAAATAGAAAAACACGTAAAACAAAACCCAGAGTTCCTCAGATCCCTAAAACCACTCAAAAAAGACGAGAGAAACTACAGCGGTCCAATCAAAAAAATGTTAACCGCCTCAAACAAAACCGGTGTCGGGCCGTTCGCAGCAGTAGCGGGAACAATAAACCAGATATCAGCTCGAAACATAAACCAACCATTATTAATCGACAATGGTGGAGACATACACCTACAAGGCCCACACACATACCATATAAAGATAAATGCAGGTAAAGCCAGCCTCTCCAACCAGATAGCACTTCAAATCAAGAGAGACAAAAAACCACTGGGAGTATGCACAAGCGCCGGAACCGTAGGAAACTCATTAAGCATGGGGGAGGCAGATGCAGTTACAGTAATAGATAGAGACACAGCCCTTGCAGACGCTGCTGCAACAGCAATAGCAAACAAAGTAAAACATCAAGACATAGAAACCGCGATAAAGAAAGGTCTAGACCACGCCGACGACCTAGAGATACAGGGATGCATAATAATAAAAAACGACCAGATAGGCACCACCGGCCGTATACCTCAAATAAACCTCATAAAAAACAAAACTAAATAAAAAAAGATATTTAAATCGAGGTTGTGTGGATACCACACTCAGTTTTATCGGCTTCTCTCCACCTACCAGCCCTCTCAGACTCATCCCTACTTTCAGGCAAGGTTGTACAGTTGGTGCATCCAAGAGACCTATATCCCTTCCTGTAAGCATCATTAACTGGAATCTCGTTTATAGCTGTATACCTCCAGACATCAAGCTCAGTAAAATCCCTAATCGGATTGATCTTAACAGTCTTCTTATCCTCCTCAATGTACCCTGCATCCCGCCGGGTTTCAGACTCAGTAACCCTTAAACCGGTTACCCATGCATCATACCCCTCAAGCGCTTTTTCAGTAGCTTCAACCTTAACTTTTCCACAGCAAACTGAAACATCATCAAAAGCCCTATCCGGCTGATTAAAACTAAACTCCCTATAATCGATATCAAAACTATTAACAACCTTATCCCGAAGATCAAGGGTCTCCTGAAACTCAGTGTCACTCAAAACACTGAACACATCAGGCCTGTCAACAACCCTCAAAACCAGATGCATAGTCACCATACTATCCTTACCAAAACTATTAGCGATAGTAATATCACCGTACTTCCTATATGCATAACTAATTATTTTAAGCGCCCTAGCAACCTTCTCATTAAGAGTATCAACCTTACATGAGAAATGAGGCGTTTCAATATTCTTTGAAGTCTGAGCCAAAATTACACACTCCAGAAAAACTCATTTTACAAAACACATAATTTATTTCAAACCAACCAAGCCACATATAAACAACAACCCTATACCTTCAATTATTGTAACTAACACTAAAAACCATCGGAAAAAAAGAACAAGAAAAACCAGATAAAACTAAACAACCTAAATAACAAAAAAAACCAGTTATGAAGCCTGTGACAAAACAACAAAAACAGTATAAAAAAATCGTTTAGCGGCCAGAGACACTATTAACTCAATAAAAAACCTAAGGAACTCTAAAAACAAAAAATAAAAAAAATACAGATTTATACACAAAAAAAGAGAATAATAAAAAATCACTATAAAAAAAGTATAGAAATCCATCTGGTTTTTTACCAGCTGTGATAAAGTTTTTATTTATGTTCTTTCTAGTTTTATTGTGAATTTCGCTCCCTCTATCTGATTGGAGTTATATTTTATCTCTCCACCGTAGTTTTTGATTATCTTTTTAGATAGATAGAGGCCTAGTCCAGAGCCAGCGTTTTCACCGTAGCTTGTTCCCTGATTAAATATATCTCCAATCTCTTTTTCTGGTATTCCCTCACCATCGTCCTCAATCTTTATTTCACAGTTTTCTTTATGTTTTTCGTTTTTTATTTTGATTTCTTTACATCTAGAGTGCTTTACTGAGTTTTCAATTATGTTGTATAGTGCTTGTTTTAGTAATGGCCCTCCTTTTACCTTGCAGTTGTTTAGGTCGGCATTGATTTTTATGTCTTTTTCTCTGGCCAGTTTTTCCATCTCACTTATAACTTCTTTTATCTGTTTTTTTATTTTGATTTCTCTTGTTTCTGTTTTTATTTCTAGCTCTCTAAGTGTCTTGACCTTCTCTATTATGTTCATTGCCTCTTCTGTTGATTTTATTGCTTTTTCTAGGTTTTTAAGTATCTCTTTAGGTGGATCTTGTTTTTTCATTAGCTGTAGGTATCCAGTTGTTATCTGGTTTTTGTTCTGTACGTCATGTCTCAGTATGCGGTGCAGGAACTCCTCTCTTTTCTCCATCTTCTTGAGTTCTGTTATATCTCTATATTGCCACAGATGTCCGTTTTCTTTTTCACCTGTTTTTATTGGTATGTAGTCTCTCAAGAATATACGGCCGTCCTTAAGTCTGAGTTCTTCGGATTTGTTTTTTTCTTCTCTCCGCACAAGCTCCTCTACCTCATCTATAAATTTATCTGGC encodes:
- a CDS encoding alpha/beta fold hydrolase, producing MEQTKLKNKIYYETHGHKNNPTLLLLHNIGLNHKTWQHQIKPLKKHYQLILTDLPEHGKSRKTQTEFNFQKTTKQLHKLINKLKTRKLTIIGQSLGGLVAQHYTNKHPNKINKLILIGTPSLHHQLDDYANTLIDIHTKAIQITPWEILKQ
- a CDS encoding thiamine pyrophosphate-binding protein; protein product: MKKNNGGKKASKHFIEILEHYGVKHAFGNPGTTELPIINAIEQSEINYIMTLHEDIAVGAASGYSSMMRYYSQTNSEITPLTLVNLHTTPGVAHGIGNLYGAWFAGTPLLITSGSQSPQHEKRGPSLSGDRCHLVEKYTKWATKITTPTEISETTRKAARIALTPPTGPVYIDIPWNIQKADIDQKPLPLGQIPKLGNPPQKQIEKTVEYLENSLEPVIIVGDQVARTSKTAVQHIGELSENIGARVHGEILMSEKSYPTEHENCVSLLPTKASEIKKLLKTDTILLIGCTTNVPFYDYETPLIPENTKTIQIGYDALELGKNYNCDIALHGNLQKTLKQLKNKTKNLFDKQELKKRKKQIKKTKKQINNKRQMKHPPSPNNKPTKLEVVQELKKTIKNEIVVDEGVTAGFILRCELPIGHGQLLGIKSGGLGYGLPAAVGAAIAEETTGNNRKTIAYIGDGSYMYYPQTLYTAQRYLNKGISIIIINNKGYKILRNANILNQTGTKPLHITKHNNIPKNAETHNFKTQKTKNKNKLKKQLKQTIKTNENTLLEIMVHDP
- a CDS encoding pyridoxal-phosphate dependent enzyme; its protein translation is MVNPTLLCPICEEKYQVTEFNFNCPEGCDSLPETQYGKYKTTEHEGIWRYLPWLPVEKPNNYQKTPLFIENREFKKMVGKDVVIAFHGYHPEIGADLDTCTFKEIEAVCSLRYAAEQNSNLAMASVGNTANAFLRQSYLEDINTYIFVPEKTHEDLFAVEKSDNAKLIVIKDASYSDAQDIASRFCQREDVSYDGGGKNIARRDSLSTLAYQYQEKYNEMPDHYFQPIGSGTGAIAFYTGSKRLKQNKITDKTPRIHIAQNTPFTPIVDAWNNQTRNLEPVDYNPLDRTYAKVLTNKNPLYSINGGLYDILNKTKGSATTATKKEAKKAGQKFKEIFNIDLYPAAEVGLAALMKTDLQGKILLNITGAGRQKLRQETNAETPEPDYIIEKGDSLNVIK
- the comD gene encoding sulfopyruvate decarboxylase subunit alpha is translated as MNEEKLLDAIENAGTDTILNLPCGKIQNLIDKAKQRMEYIDLYREEEGIGISAGLTMAGHKPAMLIQSSGIGNCVNAILSLTECYNLPLPLIISWRGVYGEKIEAQKPLGQKLPRLLKAMDIPYKVYNGKNNQEITNFIKQTYTENKISATLLRPDIWSETEDHQFNRPDIKPRQTNYKKATAKHTRSEIIEGIKEQLKGKIVVSNIGIPSRELYSIQDQPTNFYMLGSLGLATPIGLGLTKTEKQVVVIDGDGSILMNPTSLFTTANIDPENITILAIDNASYGSTGCQQTAAKKSDLQQLADSAGLKTARATTPDEIKQHIKQKQYIHIPTQPGNKQTPIIPYTAQEIKKRFTKNIQK
- a CDS encoding methanogenesis marker 16 metalloprotein codes for the protein MKKINKINQKIEEEEATVYTAREFKKKIKEKEVTDPEEVDVVTTATLGLMSGTSALLSVPVAERSTFRKAKKIWLNGIPAIPGPCPNENLGLVEAVVHGTTASKDNPEYGGGHLFRDIVEGKPIEVETISIEGDRYRNTITKQDLDFARLFTSRTAFKNYMAFLNKENNTATSIFSVTGLEGPYKEISVCGCGEINPLENDPELQTIEVGRKVLLNGATGYIMGEGTRSSPGKPNLSLFGDLRSMNPEYMGGFKTSGGPECILGVAVPIPVINQDVFENLKKTDSETVLPIADINDRKPYIETTYASVWKKTDKIVRYSREKCIDCQNCIVEEKCPTNAYTPKTGIDREKCFNCGFCVNKCHENAFKAKLGQLEVEGRSIPIKLRQSNRAKAEKMMKELKNQIKNKKIYL
- a CDS encoding UPF0280 family protein, giving the protein METQNKIEKHVKQNPEFLRSLKPLKKDERNYSGPIKKMLTASNKTGVGPFAAVAGTINQISARNINQPLLIDNGGDIHLQGPHTYHIKINAGKASLSNQIALQIKRDKKPLGVCTSAGTVGNSLSMGEADAVTVIDRDTALADAAATAIANKVKHQDIETAIKKGLDHADDLEIQGCIIIKNDQIGTTGRIPQINLIKNKTK
- a CDS encoding phosphoadenylyl-sulfate reductase, whose translation is MAQTSKNIETPHFSCKVDTLNEKVARALKIISYAYRKYGDITIANSFGKDSMVTMHLVLRVVDRPDVFSVLSDTEFQETLDLRDKVVNSFDIDYREFSFNQPDRAFDDVSVCCGKVKVEATEKALEGYDAWVTGLRVTESETRRDAGYIEEDKKTVKINPIRDFTELDVWRYTAINEIPVNDAYRKGYRSLGCTNCTTLPESRDESERAGRWREADKTECGIHTTSI